The following are from one region of the Novosphingobium humi genome:
- a CDS encoding SMP-30/gluconolactonase/LRE family protein: MMAVQSVWALGATLGEGPVWVERDASLWFVDIKAPSIHRFTPASGEQRTWAAPAQVGWVLPSARGDMIAGLQTGVHRFDPATGVFSLLVAPEAHLPGNRLNDATVAGDGAIWLGSMDDGEAAETGRFYRLDGAACVDTGLPPVSITNGPAFSPDGATLYHNDTLGRKVWASTIEDGRVVATRLFGEIDEGYPDGPCVDAEGCVWVSLFAGWGVRRYDPSGTLMQTVRFPVANITKIAFGGPDLRTAYATTAAKGLSSEERAQQPLAGALFAFDPGVAGMPGVMAQV, translated from the coding sequence ATGATGGCGGTCCAATCAGTCTGGGCGCTGGGCGCCACGCTGGGCGAAGGCCCGGTCTGGGTTGAGCGCGATGCCTCGCTCTGGTTCGTCGATATCAAGGCGCCCTCGATCCATCGCTTCACCCCCGCGAGCGGAGAGCAGCGCACTTGGGCCGCGCCCGCGCAGGTCGGCTGGGTGCTGCCCAGCGCGCGGGGCGACATGATCGCGGGCCTGCAGACCGGCGTGCATCGCTTCGATCCGGCGACCGGGGTGTTTTCGCTCCTTGTCGCGCCCGAGGCGCATCTGCCGGGCAACCGGTTGAACGATGCCACCGTGGCCGGTGACGGCGCGATCTGGCTCGGCTCGATGGATGATGGCGAAGCGGCTGAAACCGGGCGTTTCTATCGCCTTGATGGCGCGGCCTGTGTTGATACGGGCCTGCCGCCGGTGTCGATCACCAATGGCCCGGCCTTCTCGCCCGATGGCGCGACGCTTTATCACAATGACACGCTGGGGCGCAAAGTCTGGGCCAGCACGATCGAGGATGGGCGCGTGGTCGCCACCCGCCTGTTTGGCGAGATTGACGAAGGCTATCCCGATGGTCCCTGCGTCGATGCCGAGGGCTGCGTCTGGGTCAGCCTTTTCGCGGGCTGGGGCGTGCGGCGTTATGATCCGAGCGGCACGTTGATGCAGACGGTCCGCTTTCCGGTGGCCAATATTACCAAGATCGCTTTTGGCGGCCCCGATCTGCGCACCGCCTATGCAACGACCGCCGCCAAGGGGCTTTCGAGCGAGGAGCGTGCGCAGCAACCTTTGGCAGGCGCGCTTTTTGCCTTTGATCCGGGCGTGGCCGGAATGCCGGGCGTTATGGCCCAAGTATAA
- a CDS encoding IclR family transcriptional regulator produces MADDETNETAPDSNTVKGAQTLMRALDILDEVIDGPIRAVDLARKLGMNRTTAHRLAHALRTRDYLAVTPDGFALGPKLLQLGVLASEQTDYVRIARPRMEALSAQTGFCVFIGNREGNWSRHLDRVTGRQRLRVATAPGDRRPIAETGLGKALMLDDSEANWKKLWKQAHADSGTEADLDDFLKRMRGYKEEGLVRHDSELGDGVRSIAAPVRNARGAICVAISIASAAHYLTDDIAAELADKVKQCADDVSAAIGWRP; encoded by the coding sequence ATGGCCGACGATGAAACCAACGAAACCGCACCGGACAGCAACACCGTCAAGGGCGCGCAGACATTGATGCGCGCTCTCGACATACTGGACGAGGTGATCGACGGGCCGATCCGCGCGGTCGATCTGGCGCGCAAGTTGGGGATGAACCGCACCACGGCGCATCGTCTGGCCCATGCGCTGCGCACGCGCGATTATCTGGCCGTAACGCCCGATGGTTTTGCGCTGGGGCCAAAATTGCTGCAACTGGGCGTGCTGGCCAGCGAGCAGACCGATTATGTCCGCATCGCCCGCCCCCGCATGGAGGCCCTGTCGGCCCAGACGGGATTTTGCGTCTTCATCGGCAATCGCGAGGGCAACTGGTCACGCCACCTTGATCGCGTGACCGGGCGCCAGCGGCTGCGCGTAGCGACCGCGCCGGGCGACCGCCGCCCGATCGCCGAGACCGGCCTTGGCAAGGCGCTGATGCTGGATGACAGCGAGGCAAACTGGAAAAAGCTCTGGAAACAGGCCCATGCCGACAGCGGCACCGAGGCCGATCTGGACGATTTCCTCAAACGGATGCGCGGATACAAAGAAGAAGGCCTTGTGCGCCATGACAGCGAGTTGGGCGACGGCGTGCGCTCCATCGCCGCCCCGGTGCGCAATGCACGCGGCGCGATTTGCGTTGCCATCAGCATCGCCAGCGCCGCCCACTATCTGACCGATGACATTGCCGCAGAACTGGCCGACAAGGTCAAGCAATGCGCCGATGATGTCAGCGCGGCGATTGGCTGGCGCCCCTAA
- a CDS encoding TonB-dependent receptor, which yields MGQFSAAQLRLAASGLAIIAAGFAAAAQAQAPVTPAPAKGDEQTIIVTGFRTSLAAALNEKRASAAAIDTIKAEDVGKFPDSNLAESMQRVPGIALARGDGGEGKNISVRGLGPGFTRVRLNGMEGTAQTGSSDIYGAGNTGRSFDFNVFPTEIFSELAVRKTPSADVEEGSLGATVDLKAPHPLDFHKTFVATVSAKGVWNEVSKKLDPRFSVLLSKQNEEGTFGVLATASYSHRNIREVGYSAVNILPTYVNGGFCSPIGYAPQNPATNAAKGTDAANCSTGNPRTGSTAAYNLIQSMTGPSGQAGGGVFLPRIPRYLNSRQDAERMGGSLALQWKPDDNTEIVFDALFSRYKVTRWDNYIDALSFARNASNNGQPMTSVVDLSVKPNGSLLYGLFNGVDLRSESLRDKFTTTFGQANLNIHHKFTDHLTMDIMAGYSRSIFDNPERLTVNLDAIDTPGYSIDFRGGGSIPVMKYGIDVANPANFNYAPGRADGTVLGNFNTRNWKVTTDNYTFEANSTYEFNDAFKIKGGLQYRQSAFKNRVLGVAPANQATTALPAGASVADFTYQITGLNNLLIPGALPSFLATDIDKWKQTVGFNNFTFCGVECGNGSPEVREEEKSAFLMGQFNLPDTLPIPIRGDVGVRFVNTTQHTVGYIPTNAAAGSAYPTVAIPAIVDRSYSDWLPSANLVLEFTPHLLGRLSAAKVMSRPELGVLPSGGSVNAVTRTATIGNPYLDPIRASTYDAALEWYFRPGSLLSVAYFHKDISTYIQSVSSLVPYNTLGLPNSLLTAAGTQPTDLFTVTRSVNTKGGPLNGFEVNLQLPFTFLRGFAKDFGLLANYTHVSSKVNYVLQSSGGAATLSTTANLVNMSPDTASGTLYYENRKFSIRGTINYRGPFIRQIPSGANDSDILGNSATTFVDASFSYNLMKDIKFTIEGQNLTDEHNTLYIDSGRQDPLFNTRIGRTITVGVNAKF from the coding sequence TTGGGGCAGTTTTCAGCGGCACAATTGCGTCTGGCGGCATCGGGGCTGGCGATCATCGCGGCAGGATTTGCCGCCGCCGCCCAAGCTCAGGCGCCCGTCACGCCCGCGCCCGCCAAGGGTGATGAACAGACGATCATTGTCACCGGTTTCCGTACCTCGCTGGCCGCGGCGCTGAATGAAAAGCGCGCGTCGGCCGCGGCCATCGACACGATCAAGGCCGAGGACGTAGGCAAGTTTCCCGATTCCAATCTGGCCGAATCCATGCAGCGCGTGCCGGGCATCGCGCTGGCGCGCGGCGACGGCGGCGAGGGCAAGAATATCTCGGTGCGCGGCCTGGGGCCGGGCTTTACCCGCGTCCGCCTGAACGGCATGGAAGGCACCGCGCAAACCGGTTCTTCCGACATTTACGGTGCGGGCAACACGGGCCGCAGCTTTGACTTCAACGTCTTTCCGACCGAAATCTTTTCCGAACTGGCCGTGCGCAAGACGCCCTCGGCCGATGTCGAGGAAGGCTCGCTGGGCGCGACGGTAGACCTTAAAGCCCCGCATCCGCTCGATTTCCACAAGACCTTCGTCGCCACCGTCTCGGCCAAGGGCGTGTGGAACGAGGTGAGCAAAAAGCTCGATCCGCGTTTCTCGGTGCTGCTCTCAAAGCAGAATGAGGAGGGCACTTTCGGTGTTCTTGCCACGGCCAGCTACAGCCATCGCAACATCCGCGAAGTGGGCTATTCGGCGGTCAATATCCTGCCTACCTATGTCAACGGGGGCTTCTGCTCGCCCATCGGCTATGCGCCGCAAAACCCCGCGACCAATGCGGCCAAGGGCACGGATGCGGCCAATTGCTCGACCGGCAATCCGCGCACGGGCAGCACGGCGGCCTATAATCTGATCCAGTCGATGACCGGCCCTTCAGGGCAGGCGGGCGGCGGCGTGTTCCTGCCGCGCATCCCGCGCTATCTCAACTCGCGTCAGGATGCCGAGCGCATGGGCGGTTCGCTGGCCCTGCAGTGGAAACCCGACGACAATACCGAGATCGTCTTTGATGCGCTCTTCTCGCGCTACAAGGTCACGCGTTGGGACAATTACATCGACGCGCTTTCCTTTGCCCGCAATGCCAGCAACAACGGGCAGCCGATGACCTCGGTGGTCGATCTGTCGGTCAAGCCGAACGGCTCGCTGCTCTATGGTCTGTTCAATGGGGTGGACCTGCGTTCGGAAAGCCTGCGCGACAAATTCACCACCACTTTCGGTCAGGCCAATCTGAACATCCATCACAAGTTTACCGACCATTTGACCATGGACATCATGGCGGGGTATTCGCGTTCGATCTTTGACAATCCCGAGCGCCTGACCGTCAATCTGGACGCCATCGACACGCCGGGATATTCCATCGACTTTCGCGGCGGCGGTTCGATCCCGGTGATGAAATATGGCATCGACGTGGCGAACCCGGCCAATTTCAACTATGCGCCCGGCCGCGCGGACGGCACGGTGCTGGGCAATTTCAACACGCGCAACTGGAAGGTGACGACCGACAACTATACGTTCGAGGCCAATTCCACCTATGAATTCAATGATGCCTTCAAGATCAAGGGCGGGCTGCAATATCGCCAGAGCGCGTTCAAGAACCGCGTGCTGGGCGTGGCCCCGGCCAATCAGGCGACCACGGCGCTGCCCGCTGGGGCCTCGGTGGCCGATTTCACCTATCAGATCACGGGCCTCAACAATCTGCTGATCCCCGGCGCGCTGCCCAGCTTCCTTGCCACCGACATCGACAAGTGGAAACAGACGGTCGGCTTCAACAATTTCACCTTCTGCGGCGTGGAATGCGGCAATGGTTCGCCTGAAGTGCGCGAAGAGGAAAAGTCAGCCTTCCTGATGGGCCAGTTCAACCTGCCCGATACGCTGCCGATCCCGATCCGGGGCGATGTGGGCGTGCGCTTCGTCAACACCACGCAGCACACGGTCGGCTATATTCCCACCAACGCGGCGGCCGGATCGGCCTATCCCACGGTGGCGATCCCGGCGATCGTGGACCGTTCGTACAGCGACTGGCTGCCCTCGGCCAATCTGGTGCTGGAATTCACGCCGCACCTGCTGGGCCGCCTGTCCGCCGCCAAGGTGATGAGCCGCCCGGAACTGGGCGTGCTGCCCTCGGGCGGGTCGGTCAATGCCGTCACGCGCACGGCCACCATCGGCAACCCCTATCTGGACCCCATCCGCGCGAGCACGTATGACGCGGCGCTGGAATGGTATTTCCGCCCCGGCTCGCTGCTCTCGGTCGCCTATTTCCACAAGGATATCAGCACCTATATCCAGTCGGTCAGCAGCCTTGTGCCCTATAACACGCTGGGCCTGCCCAATTCTCTGCTGACCGCAGCGGGGACGCAACCGACCGATCTGTTCACCGTGACGCGCTCGGTCAACACCAAGGGCGGGCCGCTCAACGGGTTCGAGGTCAATCTGCAATTGCCCTTCACCTTCCTGCGCGGCTTTGCCAAGGACTTTGGCCTGCTGGCCAATTACACCCATGTGTCGTCCAAGGTGAATTACGTGCTGCAATCGAGCGGCGGCGCGGCCACGCTTTCGACCACGGCCAATCTGGTCAACATGTCGCCCGATACGGCCAGCGGGACGCTCTATTACGAGAACCGCAAGTTCAGCATTCGCGGCACGATCAACTATCGCGGCCCCTTCATCCGCCAGATCCCCTCGGGCGCAAATGACAGCGACATTCTGGGCAATAGCGCGACCACCTTTGTCGATGCCTCGTTCAGCTATAACCTGATGAAGGACATCAAGTTCACCATCGAAGGCCAGAACCTGACCGACGAGCACAACACGCTCTATATCGACAGCGGCCGACAGGATCCTTTGTTCAACACCCGCATCGGGCGCACGATCACCGTGGGCGTCAACGCGAAATTCTGA
- a CDS encoding FadR/GntR family transcriptional regulator: MNDTSPAQERLYQDLARRLMDELVSGRYEVGDRLPAERELSAQFNVSRPTVREAVIALEVQGLVEVRVGSGAYVRRLPGKGDIPGFNISAFELTEARLLFEGEAAALAATTITEEGLAELAALVEEIERENSNPHGTEKADRAFHLAIARATRNAAVAEAVERLWSLRADSPESALLHEKARSANIKPVVEEHTAVLEALRARDPAAARTAMRTHLASVLDSLLFATEEKAIAEARRASQARRDRYTKATS; the protein is encoded by the coding sequence ATGAACGATACCAGTCCCGCACAAGAGCGCCTCTATCAGGACCTTGCGCGGCGTTTGATGGATGAACTTGTCAGCGGCCGTTATGAAGTGGGCGACCGCCTGCCGGCCGAGCGCGAATTGTCCGCGCAATTCAACGTCTCGCGCCCCACCGTGCGCGAGGCGGTGATCGCGCTGGAAGTGCAGGGGCTGGTCGAGGTGCGCGTGGGTTCGGGCGCCTATGTGCGGCGCCTGCCGGGCAAGGGCGACATCCCCGGCTTCAACATTTCCGCCTTTGAACTGACCGAGGCACGCCTGTTGTTCGAGGGCGAGGCCGCCGCCTTGGCTGCCACCACGATCACCGAGGAAGGTCTGGCAGAACTGGCCGCATTGGTCGAGGAGATCGAGCGCGAGAACAGCAATCCGCATGGCACGGAAAAGGCCGACCGCGCCTTTCACCTCGCCATCGCGCGGGCCACGCGCAACGCGGCCGTGGCCGAGGCGGTCGAGCGCCTGTGGTCCTTGCGCGCGGATTCGCCGGAAAGCGCGCTGCTGCACGAAAAGGCCCGCAGCGCCAACATCAAACCCGTGGTCGAGGAGCACACCGCCGTCCTCGAAGCCCTGCGCGCCCGCGACCCGGCCGCCGCCCGCACGGCCATGCGCACCCACCTTGCTTCCGTCCTCGACAGTCTCCTCTTCGCCACCGAGGAAAAGGCCATCGCCGAAGCCCGCCGCGCATCCCAAGCGCGCAGGGATCGGTATACCAAAGCTACCAGTTGA
- a CDS encoding rhamnogalacturonan acetylesterase, with product MARLSLLLAAMGASAMTPAALAQNAKVWRLDGPARSGENAIAPGAPYAPGVGGYESDGALSLPLPEGNWRITLDLGSDRREGQTTVKAENRRLMVLNAATARGQSVTRRFAVHVHNAGLGAVPDNAPGGDHVRLRPDQAAQRNWDDRLTLEFLGKPAVRSVTVEPARGPTIFLVGDSMVADHPREPTASWGQILPLMLDDTVAVANYAESGATLKSFLADLRLDKVLSLIKPGDYLFIQFGHNDQKAQWPQTYAEAGTTYRAYLNAYIAEARRRGANPVLVTSPERRNFDARGQIIPSLGDYPAVMREMAANMHIPLIDLNRASITLYEALGPDRAPAMFNDEGRDKTHYNAWGAWMGARIIADGIRAAIPALAPHIISAPFDPVRPENVAIPPSALVSSQRPLGN from the coding sequence ATGGCACGTTTATCCCTGCTGCTGGCCGCAATGGGCGCCAGCGCGATGACCCCTGCGGCCCTTGCGCAAAACGCAAAGGTGTGGCGCCTCGACGGTCCGGCACGCAGCGGCGAAAATGCGATTGCGCCCGGCGCGCCCTATGCCCCCGGTGTCGGCGGCTATGAGAGCGATGGCGCGCTCTCCCTGCCCCTGCCCGAAGGCAATTGGCGCATCACGCTCGATCTGGGCAGCGACAGGCGCGAGGGCCAAACCACGGTCAAGGCCGAGAACCGCCGCCTGATGGTGCTGAACGCCGCCACCGCGCGGGGGCAAAGCGTAACGCGGCGCTTTGCCGTCCATGTTCACAATGCGGGCCTTGGCGCCGTGCCCGACAATGCGCCGGGGGGCGACCATGTCCGCCTGCGCCCGGATCAGGCCGCCCAGCGCAATTGGGACGACCGCCTGACGCTGGAATTTCTGGGCAAGCCTGCGGTGCGCAGCGTCACGGTCGAACCGGCGCGGGGGCCGACCATCTTCCTTGTCGGCGATTCCATGGTGGCCGATCATCCGCGCGAACCCACGGCCAGTTGGGGCCAGATCCTGCCGCTGATGCTGGACGACACGGTGGCGGTCGCCAATTACGCCGAAAGCGGCGCGACGCTTAAATCCTTTCTGGCCGACCTGCGGCTGGACAAGGTGCTGAGCCTCATCAAACCGGGCGATTATCTGTTCATCCAGTTCGGCCATAATGACCAGAAGGCGCAATGGCCCCAGACCTATGCCGAAGCTGGCACGACGTATCGCGCCTATCTCAACGCCTATATCGCCGAGGCGCGGCGGCGCGGGGCAAACCCGGTACTGGTCACCAGCCCGGAGCGGCGCAATTTCGATGCACGCGGGCAGATCATCCCTTCGCTGGGCGATTATCCGGCGGTGATGCGGGAGATGGCGGCGAATATGCACATCCCCCTGATCGACCTCAACCGCGCCAGCATCACCCTTTATGAAGCGCTGGGGCCGGATCGCGCCCCGGCCATGTTCAATGACGAAGGCCGCGACAAAACACATTATAACGCTTGGGGCGCCTGGATGGGCGCGCGCATCATCGCCGATGGCATCCGCGCCGCTATTCCGGCTCTGGCCCCGCATATCATCTCGGCCCCTTTCGATCCGGTCCGCCCGGAAAATGTCGCTATCCCGCCCAGTGCGCTGGTTTCTTCGCAACGCCCGTTGGGAAACTGA
- the manD gene encoding D-mannonate dehydratase ManD, producing the protein MKITSACVIVTCPGRNFVTLKIETDQGVYGIGDATLNGREKAVVSYLEDHVIPCLIGMDPRNSEDIWQYLYRGAYWRRGPVTMRAIAAVDVALWDIKAKMAGMPLYQLLGGRSRDGVMVYGHANGSDIAETVDAVGQYIDMGYKAIRAQTGVPGIKDAYGVGRGKLFYEPADAALPSVTGWDTRKALNYVPKLFEKLRETYGFDHHLLHDGHHRYSPTEAAQLGKALEPYSLFWLEDVTPAENQEAFKLIRQHTTTPLAVGEIFNTIWDAKDLIQNQLIDYIRATIVGAGGITHLRRIADLASMYQVRTGCHGATDLSPVTMGTALHFDTWVPNFGIQEYMRHTPETDEVFPHDYTFDKGFLYTGDKPGHGVDIDEALAAKYPYKPAYLPVARLEDGTMWNW; encoded by the coding sequence ATGAAAATCACCTCCGCCTGCGTCATCGTCACCTGTCCGGGGCGCAACTTTGTCACGCTGAAAATCGAGACCGATCAAGGCGTTTACGGCATTGGCGACGCCACGCTCAACGGCCGCGAAAAGGCGGTGGTGTCCTATCTGGAAGACCATGTCATCCCGTGCCTTATCGGCATGGACCCGCGCAATTCCGAGGACATCTGGCAATATCTCTATCGCGGGGCCTATTGGCGCCGCGGGCCGGTGACGATGCGCGCGATTGCTGCGGTGGACGTGGCGCTGTGGGACATCAAGGCCAAGATGGCGGGCATGCCTTTGTACCAGCTTCTGGGCGGGCGCAGCCGTGATGGCGTGATGGTCTATGGTCATGCCAATGGCTCGGACATTGCCGAGACGGTGGATGCGGTTGGTCAGTATATCGACATGGGCTATAAGGCGATCCGCGCCCAGACCGGCGTGCCGGGCATCAAGGATGCCTATGGCGTGGGCCGGGGCAAGCTGTTCTATGAACCGGCCGATGCGGCGCTGCCCTCGGTAACGGGTTGGGACACGCGCAAGGCGCTGAATTACGTGCCGAAACTGTTTGAAAAGCTGCGCGAGACCTATGGTTTCGACCACCATCTGCTCCATGACGGCCACCATCGCTACAGCCCCACCGAGGCCGCGCAGCTCGGCAAGGCTCTCGAGCCTTACTCGCTGTTCTGGCTGGAGGATGTGACGCCGGCGGAAAATCAGGAAGCCTTCAAGCTGATCCGCCAGCACACCACCACGCCGCTGGCCGTGGGCGAGATTTTCAACACGATCTGGGACGCCAAAGACCTGATCCAGAACCAACTCATCGACTATATCCGCGCCACCATCGTGGGAGCCGGCGGCATCACCCATCTGCGCCGCATCGCGGACCTCGCCAGCATGTATCAGGTCCGCACCGGCTGCCACGGCGCCACCGACCTCTCGCCCGTGACCATGGGCACGGCGCTGCATTTCGACACCTGGGTGCCCAATTTCGGCATTCAGGAATATATGCGCCACACGCCCGAAACCGACGAGGTTTTCCCCCACGATTACACCTTCGACAAGGGCTTCCTCTACACCGGCGACAAGCCTGGCCATGGCGTCGACATCGACGAGGCCCTCGCCGCCAAGTACCCTTACAAGCCCGCATACCTCCCCGTCGCAAGGCTCGAAGATGGAACCATGTGGAATTGGTAA
- a CDS encoding sugar porter family MFS transporter has translation MQQQSEGPVNSGLIAMIVAVATIGGFMFGYDSGVINGTQKGLEAAFDLGKVGIGINVGAILVGSSVGAFGAGRLADRIGRRGVMKLAAVLFLISALIAGAAGSSLVFILARIIGGLGVGAASVISPVYISEVVPAHVRGRLSSVQQVMIITGLTGAFVVNYILAQVAGDSTAILWADQPAWRWMFWLQALPAAIYFFALMFIPESPRYLVARGDEAGAQNVLTRLFDGEVARRMVGEIRDSLAADHHRPRLSDLIDKATGRIRPIVWTGIGLAVFQQLVGINVVFYYGATLWQAVGFSESYSLQINILSGVVSIAGCLATLMLVDRVGRKPLLLVGSAGMAVTLGVVAWAFSTAIHGADGSVSLPGHNGVIALLAANAYVIFFNMSWGPIMWVMLGEMFPNQIRGSGLAVSGFAQWIANAAISVSFPALVVSPGLAVAYTGYALAAAASFFFVRAMVRETKGVSLEQMEG, from the coding sequence ATGCAGCAGCAATCAGAAGGCCCCGTCAATTCGGGGTTGATCGCGATGATCGTGGCGGTGGCCACGATCGGCGGCTTTATGTTCGGCTATGATTCAGGGGTTATCAACGGCACGCAAAAGGGGCTTGAGGCCGCCTTTGACCTCGGCAAGGTAGGCATCGGCATCAATGTCGGCGCGATCCTCGTCGGTTCGTCGGTGGGTGCGTTTGGCGCGGGGCGTCTGGCCGACAGGATCGGGCGGCGCGGGGTGATGAAACTGGCCGCCGTGCTGTTTCTGATCAGCGCGCTGATCGCCGGGGCGGCGGGCTCTTCGCTGGTGTTCATTCTGGCGCGCATCATCGGCGGCCTTGGCGTGGGCGCGGCCAGCGTGATTTCGCCGGTCTATATTTCCGAAGTCGTGCCCGCCCATGTGCGCGGGCGCCTTTCCAGCGTGCAGCAGGTGATGATCATCACCGGCCTGACGGGCGCCTTTGTCGTCAATTATATTCTGGCGCAGGTGGCGGGCGATTCCACCGCGATCCTGTGGGCCGACCAGCCCGCGTGGCGCTGGATGTTCTGGCTTCAGGCTTTGCCCGCCGCGATCTATTTCTTCGCGCTGATGTTCATCCCGGAAAGCCCGCGCTATCTGGTGGCGCGCGGCGATGAGGCGGGGGCGCAGAACGTGCTGACCCGCCTGTTCGACGGCGAAGTGGCGCGCCGCATGGTGGGCGAAATCCGCGACAGCCTTGCCGCCGACCATCACCGCCCGCGCCTGTCAGACCTGATCGACAAGGCCACCGGGCGTATCCGCCCCATCGTATGGACCGGCATCGGCCTTGCCGTGTTTCAACAGCTCGTGGGCATCAATGTCGTGTTCTATTACGGCGCAACCTTGTGGCAGGCGGTGGGCTTTTCCGAGAGCTATTCCTTGCAGATCAACATCCTCTCGGGCGTTGTTTCGATCGCGGGCTGTCTTGCCACGCTGATGCTGGTTGACCGGGTGGGGCGCAAGCCGCTGCTGCTGGTCGGTTCGGCGGGCATGGCGGTGACGCTGGGCGTGGTGGCTTGGGCCTTTTCCACCGCGATTCACGGCGCCGACGGTTCGGTCAGCCTGCCGGGCCATAATGGCGTGATCGCGCTGCTGGCGGCCAATGCCTATGTCATCTTCTTCAACATGAGCTGGGGCCCGATCATGTGGGTCATGCTGGGCGAAATGTTCCCCAATCAGATCCGTGGATCGGGGCTGGCTGTGTCCGGCTTTGCGCAGTGGATCGCCAACGCGGCCATTTCTGTCAGCTTCCCTGCGCTGGTGGTTTCGCCGGGTCTGGCTGTGGCCTATACCGGCTATGCGCTGGCGGCGGCGGCGTCCTTCTTCTTTGTCCGCGCCATGGTGCGCGAGACCAAGGGCGTCAGTCTGGAGCAGATGGAAGGTTGA
- a CDS encoding SDR family NAD(P)-dependent oxidoreductase has product MSAVNNGRAIYPSLAGKRVFISGGASGIGEGFVEAFVAQGANVAFCDIAEEAGKAVAARLNTGATPAPVFFPCDLTDIEAVQSMMAQVEEALGGIDVVVNNAANDDRHSVAEVTPAYWDERMAVNLRHQFFVAQAAVPSMKRSGGGAIINLGSISWHLGLHDLVVYQTAKAAIEGMTRGLARELGRDNIRVTSIIPGNVKTPRQEQWYTPEGEAEIVAAQCLDGRLLPHDVAALALFLASDDARLITGHEYWVDAGWR; this is encoded by the coding sequence ATGAGCGCTGTTAACAACGGGCGCGCGATCTATCCCAGCCTTGCGGGCAAGCGCGTTTTCATCAGCGGCGGCGCCAGCGGCATTGGCGAAGGTTTCGTCGAAGCCTTTGTGGCGCAGGGCGCGAATGTGGCTTTCTGCGACATTGCAGAAGAGGCAGGAAAGGCGGTTGCAGCCCGCCTGAACACCGGCGCCACGCCGGCGCCGGTGTTCTTCCCCTGCGACCTGACCGATATCGAAGCTGTCCAGTCGATGATGGCACAGGTTGAGGAAGCGCTGGGCGGCATCGATGTGGTGGTCAACAATGCCGCCAATGATGACCGGCATTCCGTGGCCGAAGTGACGCCCGCCTATTGGGACGAACGCATGGCGGTGAACCTGCGACACCAGTTCTTTGTGGCGCAGGCCGCCGTGCCCTCGATGAAGCGTTCGGGCGGCGGGGCGATCATCAATCTGGGCTCGATCAGTTGGCATCTGGGGCTGCACGATCTGGTGGTCTATCAGACCGCCAAGGCCGCCATCGAGGGCATGACGCGCGGTTTGGCGCGTGAACTGGGCCGCGACAATATCCGCGTCACCAGCATCATCCCCGGCAATGTCAAAACCCCGCGTCAGGAACAATGGTACACACCCGAGGGCGAGGCCGAGATCGTCGCGGCGCAATGCCTCGATGGCCGCCTGTTGCCCCATGACGTGGCGGCGCTGGCGCTGTTTCTGGCCTCGGATGATGCGCGGCTGATTACGGGCCATGAATATTGGGTCGATGCGGGGTGGCGATGA